Proteins from a single region of Phycisphaeraceae bacterium D3-23:
- a CDS encoding TIGR02206 family membrane protein, which translates to MPVIASESVFTSAAHVAMLFLTAWVIFSAVALGRVAHEGRVRKGLAVVGVLIWIGSGLFFSMWPTEMNDSGGMKLEESLPIQACDLLALFAPLSLVVSSKWLRAIVYFGAIGLTTQAFLTPVIETGPGTMRFWVFWAVHISIVLCALFELMVGGYRPDVIALMRAIGFWLVYALAMIALDAKTGWYYGYLGPEIPETAEDSILQYLGDWPVRPAAMMGVVVVIFVLIWLPWAVLRAVKSKQ; encoded by the coding sequence ATGCCCGTGATTGCGAGCGAATCCGTTTTTACCTCGGCGGCGCATGTCGCGATGCTGTTCTTGACGGCGTGGGTGATCTTTTCGGCGGTCGCGCTGGGGCGTGTCGCACATGAAGGAAGGGTGAGGAAAGGGTTAGCCGTCGTCGGCGTGCTGATCTGGATCGGTTCCGGGCTGTTCTTTTCGATGTGGCCCACGGAGATGAACGACAGCGGGGGGATGAAGCTCGAAGAGAGCCTGCCGATCCAGGCGTGTGATTTGCTGGCGCTGTTTGCGCCGTTGTCGCTGGTGGTGTCATCGAAGTGGCTGCGTGCGATCGTCTACTTCGGGGCGATCGGGCTGACGACGCAGGCGTTCCTGACGCCGGTGATCGAGACCGGGCCGGGCACGATGCGGTTCTGGGTGTTCTGGGCGGTACACATCTCGATCGTGCTGTGTGCACTGTTCGAGCTCATGGTGGGGGGGTACCGGCCCGATGTGATTGCGCTAATGCGGGCGATTGGTTTCTGGCTGGTGTATGCGCTCGCGATGATTGCGCTGGACGCCAAGACCGGGTGGTACTACGGCTACCTCGGGCCGGAGATCCCCGAGACCGCGGAGGACTCGATCTTGCAGTACCTGGGCGACTGGCCCGTACGGCCGGCGGCGATGATGGGGGTGGTGGTGGTGATCTTTGTGTTGATCTGGCTGCCTTGGGCGGTCCTTCGGGCAGTGAAGAGTAAGCAGTGA